tcccgcatctaaccactttatcacctccttcttcaccacttccttcatattTGGATTCAGCCTCCTctgatgttccctggaaggtttgtgcccttcttccaGTAGAATTTTATGCATGCTGTAAGGCGGGCTGATCCCCttgatgtctgccatggtccacctaATGGCAGATTTGCACTCCTTCAATACCTGTAGAAGCTGTTGGACCTGCACATATAACAAaccagatgagataataacaggtagagTGGAGTCAGGTtccagaaattcatacctgaggtgggtTGGCAGTGGCTTTAGTTCCAGCTTCGgtggttcttcaatggatggcctagctggaggagtttctctcttTCCTAAGTGTAGGGGCTCAAACTCTAGTTCtctatcccagaaccctctaccttccaatgccaacacccattctgcCAAGTCGTCACCGTTCACTTCCTCCAAATTCGTCAAACATGCAGCGAGGGGATCCTCAATCGTCAACACTTCATCATCAGAATGTACGATTACATCCAtggcatcaataagagagcaatttgCAAACTCACTTGggcgcctcatagatttctgcacattgaatataATCTCTTCGTCATTGAGCTCATCTTAAGCTCCCCGGTCTCATAATCAATAAGAGCTGTCCCTGTGGCCAAGAAAGGTCTTCCTAAGATGataggaatttcttcatccaccttgcaatccaatattacaaaatctgcagggaacacgaaTTTCCCCACCTGAATAAGTACATCATCCAGGATCCCAAATGGACACTTCACAGTCCTATCATCCAGCTGTAgcaacatagaggtgggtctagctctcccTATGCCCAACCTCTTGTAAATGAtcaggggcataagattaatgCTGGCCCCTAAATCACAGAGTGCTTTCGCAAAAGCAAAGTTTCCAATTGTACATGGAATAGTAAAACTCCCTGGATCAGAGAGCTTTTCAGCAACAGGTCTAGTTACCACTGCACTGCACGTCTGAGTAAGTGTCACCGtagccaagtcttggaaatcaaattTCCGGGACATTAAGTCTTTCATCATTTTTGCGTATCCAGACATCTCCTTTAAGGcttcaatcaatggaatatttacctgaaTTTGCTTGAGCATCTCAAAGAACTTTTTGTACTACTCCTACTTTTGATGTTTGGCTAACCTCTGTGGAAATGGTGGAGGAGGTCTTTTCTTCCCAATCACTTGGGACTTTTCTTTCTCGGCTACTATCTCTACTACCGGCTCTTTAACTGCTTCAGCAACTTTCTCGGTCTCCTGCTGAGTATTCTTTTCTTCCTGAGCAGGCTGGACTGTCACATCTGTCAACCTTGTGGATTCATCCATCTCAATGGGTCCCTGAATGAGTGTCTCAGCCTGTATATTgtcacgagctctctcttgctcttCGTCGAGATCCCTGCCGTTACGGAGACTCaccgccatcagctgcttcgggccATGATCTTTAGGATTGATTTGGGTATCTGCAGGTAGCGTCCTTTGAGGGCGATTGTTCAAAGACATTGAAATTTGGCCCACTTGCACTTCAATATTTTTGATAGCTgcgtcatgtgcatctactctctcGTTTATCTTCGCAGTGGACCCAATAATCTGCTGCATCATTGCTTccagtctagcaaacccatcgtCCTATCTTCCACCATACTGCTGCTGAGGAGGGTGGTACCCCTGCTGCTGATTGTTTTACCCCTGTGGTCTAGGATACGGTGCCATGTTGTTggggggtctcatacctcccatgtttccgGCGTTATATTGTGGCTGAGGTGGTCTGTACTGCTGCTGAGTCTGCTGACCCCAGTTCTGATTTCCCTGTCTCTGACCCCCATAGTTAGCAACATAGTTCATATCTTCAGGgtgttgatgatgatgatcaaGCTCTATATTCCAAGgattaccaattggctgactaatgcaagatgtgcacaggcccccattggtagtatctactatgtgtacctgctgcttctgccctgattcctccacctttttggtgaggatGCTCATTTGTGTCAGGAGAGTCaccatattttcagccatagtGTTTGAAGGATCAAGAGGCACTGAGTGCACCACTGGAGTGATGGGTGCATTCCTGGATGTCCATCCCGAATTATGTGCCATTTTATCTAGTAAACTTTGACCTTCACTCCATGTCTTGCTCAGGAATGCCCCACCAGCTGAGGCATCCACAATATTCTTCAACCCATCTGACAGTCCCATATAAAATCGTTGTCCCAATATCTGTTCTGGAATACCATGATGTGGACACATAACCAACATTTCTTTGAACCTGCcccatgtttcatgcagtgtctccatcaGTTTCTGCTTGAAGCTCAcgatctcatcaatttgttgGACAGTtttgttgggtggatgaaacttGTTATGAAACTgcttgactaactcatcccaCGTTGCTATAGaatttatggggagtgagtttagccaaacCTGTGCAGCTCCTGTCACCGAGAATGGGAACAATAATAGCCTGATAGCCTCTGGAGTGACATTGGGCTGCCTCTGGGTCTTGCAGATTGACAGGAAGTTCTTCAGGTGTTGTTGAAGATCTTCAAGTTGTGTCCCAAAGAagagtcccttgttttgcaacaagtgcaacatGTTATTTGTGATCTGGAACGACTCAGCTTGTATTGCGGGCACAACTATGGCAGTAGCCAAATTGTCagttgtgggttgtgcccagtcatacaGTGCACCCTCGGGCACCAGAGGTGCCGCTTCTCTGACATTCAAGTTGACTTGCTCATGCCTGCCGTTTCCGTTGGGGTCGATTGTGTCTCCCATGTCAGTTTCGAATTTGTCTGTTTGTTGAGGTGGTTGAAGTCTTCTGTTGGATGGGTTCAATGCCCTGAATATTTTCTCAGGGTCTGATAGTCCTTCAAGTAGTTCTCCAGTCCTGGTagagtttctaggcatacacctgtgAACCAAGTCAACAACCGTCAAAAGTTTCAATCAAAAATTGGGTGTAGAGAAAGTgcctacactaagaatttttgtatttctatcaatggtaattgataattccgttaactccctggcaacggcgccaaaatttgatcacgcccaactatgccttataaaaaggacaatgcggtcattgcaaatataatccggtttacaagtccggagtcgaatcccacagagagttaacctatcaatcacaatctttagacccactaaactcttcaGAACCAGCTTCCCAAATGTTTGAATCACAAGTTGATGGTTTCTTTAGTAATTAAGATTGCAAGTAAATTAAACAGGCTATAAACTAAAActctaaggttgtaaacaatgatgagataaagctaaggtaaagatttcccctattgatggaatcccttctgtttatgcttcatacaaatgtaccaacacttctctatcaatcatgaacgctcgtcttaccataaatctctcccgagtaatcacagtaatatactattgcactctcccgagatacactagctagctttaattaacacagttcacttaagattgcacccaaggcttcgttatccctaatcccgcctttaaacccgcagttatagattcctcttatactttaggagtggtgttattcaacaataacctaaatatgcactctctcccgagttatgcacactaaataggcacagctaattgaggatcctgtcaattaactacaacaagaacatagttgaataaataaagattgaaactagcaatttgtattcacataaacaagaagttcatcccccaataggttccatcaaaaccttagacaaaagatTTAGCACTCAGAACTATGGCTAAACAAACTAAGATAAGATCCATCATAAACTAgcaatcaaaatcaaagaaaagaagaaagatgttttgggtgatctctcacaattgtttttcttgccaagatactctaaaaatcaaaacatgcctctcttgggcgaagtctagtgtttaaaataggttttagggctaaaaatcccgtgtttgcactttagtccctgcacTTTTCTCGCgcctgccgcggtcgcggtggaaccgcggccaaacagctCCTCTGAATCTCCTTCTGTCTGCGAGCATCTTTCACCGCGGTTCTGTCGCGGttgcggtggaaccgcggcagagtCATTTTTCTGATTTCTCAGCCTGTTTTTGCGTTGTTCACTTGGGATATTTCACGGTTggcctctctttcttcatttttttgacTCCAAAAGTGCTCCCTAGCCTCCcctagtcatatataacctgcaaatcatgaaaagcactaataagagcattttgttatcacttttattattaaaactatacaagaaggcggttatttagggcctgaatatagttaaattcacctattatcagtAGTCAACGATTCCACCAACATATTGTTTGGTTGGTTGATGTTTCATCGATCCTTTATGATAAACTTTAATACTGAAAAATGTCTCCTCGGACACAGGATCTATAGATAAAAGAATATATTTTTAACAGGTCAGGACCACATTCTAGATGTTACAAAATGAAGTATGTCTATTTTTAAGCAACACCAACTTCAAAATATTCCTGAATTCACTATGTTATAACAACGAGATAACACAAACAGTAAAAAATTCGAAAGAGTGGAATTTTGTAAGAGGattaaaaaaataatagtaaCAACCCATGATATTCTGAATAAAAAATAGGTTGGAAAAACTTTACTTGTCTCGGCAAAAAGCAAAATAACCTATTGTAAATTCTTACCATAACATGAGTTTGATCGGACATCATTTCTTTTGATTAACATTGTTCAACAATAGAGAAACCTTGCTTGTCTCGATTGATTTTACTTAACCCGTAAGAGAGATGAACAGGGTTTTGTTGGAAAAGATATGGGTTCACATTTGGGGATGATGGAAAAAGACAGAGTTTTTTGTTTGTACTTTTATTTCTCACGTGCGTTCCGTTCATTTTGACAGATTTTTAGAGGGTGCCGTCACTTTTTAGGGCTAAAGACCAAACTAATTAACTTTTAATATATATTAAGGACCTTTTCCATTAGGTGTTGTACATTAGGGACCAAATGGATCCGACGTCCATACATTAGGGACGATTTTGATCATTTCCTCGCCTCCGATTCTACGAAACCACTACAACTAGTGGATTATTTAAGAAAGAACATCATTCTTCGTCAGATCGATAAAATTACCATAATTAAGATAATATACAATATTAAATTTTGTACATAAAATCTATGgtgttttcctttttatttagATTTGAAAAGCATTCTTATTTTGATTTCTTAATCTTTTTTTAAGACAATACTTTGAACCTACATGCAAGGTTCTTAATTAATTACCACAGATTTTATTTGAGCTATTAAAAGAATTACAAATGTGATTAAAAATATCATTATCATGGAGGTATGTGAGGTACCTAACCTACACACCAACCAAGAAATATTATAATCGTATTTGGATCCACGTAGCTCGATGAAGATATAATTAGGCTCTTAATTAATTCTTAGCTGATACTCATTCTTAGATGGTAAAAAACTGAAAATACAGCAGTCCGAACCTAGTAAAAAAAATTAAGCAAGTCATTTATCCGAACCTAAACTATTAATCGTGGCCAACTCACCATACAAGGGAATCTGTTACCTATCTTTTATCGATCAACAGCAATTATGGAAAGTAGCAAAATAAAAGTTAGCTTTCTCAACAGCGTCATTATCAAGATACCCAAATGAATTGTTCGTTATAATCGAGAAGAATCACGTAAAATAGAATAAAGTTGCAGAGAAACTTACCTATGAAAAATCTATAACTAAATCAAAACGACCAACGGATCTGTATTCATAGGCGTAtaactttattgaatttaaataaacaagaaaattttaaaatacgGAAATAATAAACTAATCGTTCTTTTTGTCTTACATAAGCAATTACGATGTGCTTGCAATTAATGTAGCGTTGTTGACTTACATTGTACTCAATAGAGGTGGCAAAGCAGAGAACAAATAATAAActactattaaaataaaataaaagtaagatTATatcaataattaaaaattatgaGTATTAGTTGGTAGCAGTTGATTGTTCACTGTCCTTTTACTGGCAAATAATCCTGTCACTTGTAACATAAAGATTTTGAAGACCAAAATACACCCGTGGCTTAGAATTTTAAAATAGGTTAATCTCGTTTATGCTTCTGGAAACGATATATTTTCACTAAATTAGtgacaattttcttttctttgctttttatAATTGTCCAGGAAAGTTCGAACGCAAACAGCAAACGGACAATTAAAAAGAGGGAGATGCGCAGTGGACTTTGGTATGTCTTACACTGTCCATGACGTTATAcgttaatttaaaaaaataaagttgCATGATTGACGAATTGTCAAGATGTGGCGAACGGACAAAATTGCCAAATTGGAATTACAGTAAAAGATTTGTTTAATTCAGAATCAACTGGTATTATAGTAATGTCGTCTTTAGCGAAAATTTATAGATTAAGAATCCAGATCCAGGTTGCTGAATGCTGATAAATTTATCCCCAGTTGCAGCATCGAGATATGAGTTTGATAATGCGATGTTGCCGTGTAGATAGGTCAATTTTTTTAATGAATTAATTATATGATATATGTTAAATTTCTTTAGcttctttgtttatttacttctttatattttgtcttcCGATTCTATTATGCAAATGCGCTAACTAGTTATAATAAAAAGTAGTCGATGAAGTGATACTCAACTATACATGTACTGTACATCTAATAACTTACAATTATAAATTAACTATTCTATTGTGATAGTGAACTATTGTATAGAAGTGTATAAAAAATAGTCAACGAGATGGAAGACCATGATGAATAATTAAATGGAATGATACAAATTGAAGCCATGCTACATATAGGTGAGCACCCATATTCCATTTTTTAAGAATTGTTTACAGAGATGGGAGAAGTAAAGAGATTGAACGACATATATATATTACAGGAATATTCAAGTAAAGTGGCCATTTCAGTGAGTGAGGGGACCTCATTGATTGTCTTTCTTGATTCCAAAGGGGCAGTCATTTCTCTTTAGAAGTGAAGAGTCAGAAAGAGACTTTTCTTTGATacttatagcctgtttgaccaagcttctcGAGACAAAgaaaagtgatttttttttaaaagtactttttttctattttaaggtgtttgaccaagcttatttgggaaaaaagtgcttttgggaagaagcagaagcagtttcacAGAAgcaaaaaaagtagtttctttccAAAGGCAGAAACAGTTTTaacttttcttcttacctaaaatatccttaataaaatatagtatataccaaaataacccttaaacctaatacttaggatattaatttataaatatttcttcttatttttaggaaactttctaatatatagtgactttaggggtgaatgcttttatatttgttgaaggaattttaatatatttaacttatattaaaagaattaagtactttttaattttattttcatattttacttaaataaaataattttttttaattattgcatgtaataaatTTTTTTTGATATTAtctatttacttataatattaattattaagtaaatctattcatgtccttattcgtaatttgacacttaaaaacactttctaaaaagcttggccaaacacaaattatttctcaaaagtgctttttagactgattagccaaacacaaactgattctctccaaaagtacttttttcaaaaatatttttttcaaaagcacttctcaaaataagctgatttctccCGCTTGGCAAACAAGCTATTATACTGTATAAAGTTTAAGTTGCTGCAGACAAAAGCAGGGCCACGTATTCTTAAATGTTGCTTTTtctattttcatttttgatggggtactactactactactcatAGTCTACTTGCATAATTGCACATGTTCATTCATTGAAGTGATTCGCCCATCTTCCCATATGCGTTTTAACTTACAAACGCACTAATATTGAGTAAATTGGGGGTGGAAACAAAAAAGAATTGGCGTTTTGTTGCAGGTTATCTGGAAGGGACGCAGCAGGAAAAGTGTAGTCACTCTCCCCGGGTAATTCCAGAGAAGGGCGGGCAATTCTTACAAAGGGGAAGGTCGGGTAGGCCATCTCCAACCTTACCCCATTTCCTCATAATGGACAACTTTTACGGTAACCAAACTCCAACCCTCCCTCATTAGTGTTCCCTCTCCCCCACTACTATTCATGcatattttattatataactcttttaatttatctctttatatgTATCTAATTATAtttatgtaatatctttataatattaattttacattttaactTTGacgtataattttgataaattaattttcgtgcatttattatttttatgtaaaattgtaagttaattttattataagttataattgtacaaaaaatatataatcatcTCAAAAAATTAATGGTGCAAATATGAAATATTagatgttgctaaaattgaaaggtgcgaatataaaatattagatgttgctaaaattgaaaatacattaaATGAAAAAACCTTAAAATTGGAAATACATGAAAACTGAAACTACGGTaaataacataataataataacttaGTAGGAGATATGTCGTTTCCAGAAACACCAAAATTATTATAGATTGAGTGAATGGGACAAAGATTGTTGTGGTTGTGATTGTGGATATTATTGACTTCTTTTATACATTATTCGTCTTGTCGCATAAATTCACGACGAGTCGGATCGACAATAGAATCCACATCCATCATtaaactttattttcttctttcatttcttttactcttagtttttctttttgaacagtcaaaacttttttttttgcttcGGTTACATTATTCATCGCCTCAATGATCCGATTATTTTCTGATTGGATTGTCTTGTATtgcaatgatttcacttttatttgaattattagttaatctataataattgcTTGCAAATTATATATTATTTCAAATTTTATGGAATTGTTTTAATGGAAATTataaattaatgaaaataaaagatggaatttgtttaatgaaaattaaaaaataaaattgaaatgaaagagaataatataatatagaagagagagaaaatataaaaaaaattgttttggGAGAAAAAATGGAGGAATAGTTGGAGTAAGTTGTTCTCAAAATGAAGAAATCTCCATTTTGGGGACCAAAAATGAGGTAAAGGTGGGAGATGCCCTATGGAAAATAATGGTAGTTATACAAAAAATTATTACATATTCGACATGTCATAAAAATTTTGGACAGTGACATCTAGAATTTATACATGTGAGTGCTAAGTTGAGAGAGCGAATTTTGAAATATGCTAGTCTTCTTCTCCCTCTTTTTCCATAAAAGCAATGATAAACCTTCGTCAAATGTCCACCAATCCCTCCAAATCCCCCCCAAAACCTCCAGATATTAATCACGAATATGAAAGTAATGACTCTACTATTACAAAACCAACCAATACACTTTCTCCGCATGAAGATAATGATTCTCTTGCAACAAATTCAACCACTAACACTCATGCTACCACCTCCTCGTTCAAAGACGTCCTCTGtgacgatccggccggtcgtcttaagaactAAGGtcccgatcccttattaactgctttccccgagtttatttctgctattttgatttgtcgggatattCGGTTtcgagtttcagagagttttgggaaacttagtccctatatgagagcttaagtgttgaaaagttgatcgtagtcggaacagtatgaagacggcctcataATGAAAATTCGATGGTTTCGTtaactccgttaggtgatttcgggcttaggggcgtgttcggagtgtgttttgaaggtccgcagctaatttaagcttgaaatgccggaagttgaatttttgaagttccggtctggtagtgagattttgatccgagggtcggaatagaattccggaagttggagtagcttcgtagtgttgaatgtgacgtgtgtacaaaatttcaggttattcagacgatgtttgatagactttttgatcgaaagcgtattttgagaattttggagttcttaggcttaaatccatggttaattcgaggttttgatgttgttttaggtgttttaaggattggtacaagtttggatagtggtttgtgacttgttggtacctttggttgaggttcaggagacctcgggatgatttcggatggttgacgaaaaGATTTTGGAATTAAAGTTGCAGCTTTAGCtgctggtgtcacacctcctttttacatgcGCCCGCGAGGGCGTaataggggagttttttccaattaaaggacaatcgaagcgggattttttatttaattctgagtcgccacttgggagatttatggtgtcccgagtcaccagttgaatcccgaatcgaggaaaagattgactctgtattacagtccgcgaaccagaaatccggataaggaattctgttaacccgggagaaggtgttaggcattcccgagttccgtggttctagcacggtcgctcaaatgtcttattcggcttatttatctgattttaatatatgttGAACCTATATGCGAATTTtaaccttttaccgcttttattattattatttttaaacaacaTTGCAACGTcgttaaaacaagtcttgaaccacgtcacatagatgcacccgtggttattgacacatttcgactccattgagatttggatttgggtcacataaatgtgcacccgagtttaaaagAGTAAATTATTAAGAGCGCGCCTAAAGTGGCTAgcacgttattattttgggaaaaaccgtgaaattcgctaaacggcccgtcccgaaatctaagtattttaatatatacatttaacgagagCCCCGcgatctttatttttttttctttggcgaggctcgtctcgttttattattaaaagaaaaccTAAAGTAAACTACGTTTTCTATTTAATAttattgtctctaataataataaaaaaaacttagTTAATTTATGAACTACTATATTTAAAAGCATGCGTGTTTAAAAATGCCCAATTTTGGGGCCTTTGATCAAATCATCGGGCTAGCAAGCATGTTAGTGGCCTAAAGGGGGGGGGTGTTACCAAATTCGAATGATCCATACAATTGGGCCACGGTATGGCCCAGACTGCTCATATTAACTTAAACGATCCTGAACGAAGTTTCTAAGCCACTAGTTTAATACCAATTCACTAATTCATCACCTATTGTAATTAAAACGAATTAATAATGCACtgaaagcaggtaaacaactcgCAAAATGATTTCGTATTTCCAAAACATGCAATTGATACCCCAACTCTGTTTTTAACTAACGGATCAGCCAACGTCTTATGCCACTGCCATCCTAACATCTAGTTCGACATTTACATGACTGCTATTACCAATTTGAACAACGGCCCTTAATGCAAGCACAATATCACAGGTTCCAAAATAGAATGCTAACTCCTGTTATTTCTAGCTTTAAGTGTTTAAACTGAACACACACACTAAACTAACTATAGCTAATGCCTACAGTCGACGCTTTAACCAAAGTCCAATACTATTTACATTCtacactttcctttt
This sequence is a window from Nicotiana sylvestris chromosome 3, ASM39365v2, whole genome shotgun sequence. Protein-coding genes within it:
- the LOC138888129 gene encoding uncharacterized protein — protein: MLKQIQVNIPLIEALKEMSGYAKMMKDLMSRKFDFQDLATVTLTQTCSAVVTRPVAEKLSDPGSFTIPCTIGNFAFAKALCDLGASINLMPLIIYKRLGIGRARPTSMLLQLDDRTVKCPFGILDDVLIQVGKFVFPADFVILDCKVDEEIPIILGRPFLATGTALIDYETGELKMSSMTKRLYSMCRNL
- the LOC138888130 gene encoding uncharacterized protein, with the translated sequence MPRNSTRTGELLEGLSDPEKIFRALNPSNRRLQPPQQTDKFETDMGDTIDPNGNGRHEQVNLNVREAAPLVPEGALYDWAQPTTDNLATAIVVPAIQAESFQITNNMLHLLQNKGLFFGTQLEDLQQHLKNFLSICKTQRQPNVTPEAIRLLLFPFSVTGAAQVWLNSLPINSIATWDELVKQFHNKFHPPNKTVQQIDEIVSFKQKLMETLHETWGRFKEMLVMCPHHGIPEQILGQRFYMGLSDGLKNIVDASAGGAFLSKTWSEGQSLLDKMAHNSGWTSRNAPITPVVHSVPLDPSNTMAENMVTLLTQMSILTKKVEESGQKQQVHIVDTTNGGLCTSCISQPIGNPWNIELDHHHQHPEDMNYVANYGGQRQGNQNWGQQTQQQYRPPQPQYNAGNMGGMRPPNNMAPYPRPQG